One region of Ananas comosus cultivar F153 linkage group 9, ASM154086v1, whole genome shotgun sequence genomic DNA includes:
- the LOC109714763 gene encoding uncharacterized protein LOC109714763, giving the protein MVQDQIALTILILSVSQEVGCNLVGLTSSHQVWATLATLFDSHTIAQEDFIEQQWRDIKKGDTPMIEYLKNVKQLATQFSLIGKPIMPLQLNRRITTGLGNDWEPLIRALAPSLSTMSTNDMSALLLNQEARCKYATSIEMTPPLSGLLGPTPATANFVEGKGRSNSSRGASGHGGHYRGQNKGRGNPNYGSSPLNSTGFFNPNGDGFPNQMSLFNQHRPIYKGGPTQGFHAEPSHAQTNTAHGTRSNDHDLDWYIDSGATHHVTADLANLNIQADHPSTDQLHIGDGSDNSCFFELHPHHFSIKDLRTRQELLRGTLKDGLYCLQPRDRRLSIAHAFLTMSQSSILWHQQLGHPAFPIIQRISKCSFYKNHVPYVCASCQLGKIFQLSFPLTHNKTYVPLALIHTDV; this is encoded by the exons ATGGTTCAGGATCAGATTGCCCTTACTATTCTGATCCTGTCAGTATCGCAAGAAGTTGGTTGTAATCTTGTCGGCCTTACATCCTCTCATCAAGTATGGGCAACATTGGCAACCCTCTTTGACTCCCACACAATTGCCCAAGAGGACttcatcgagcaacaatggcgcGACATCAAAAAAGGAGACACACCTATGATTGAGTATCTCAAGAATGTGAAGCAACTGGCGACGCAATTTTCTCTAATTGGGAAACCAATTATGCCACTACAGTTGAATCGGAGAATCACCACTGGTTTGGGTAATGACTGGGAACCTCTTATCCGAGCTCTCGCTCCATCTCTAAGCACCATGAGCACTAATGATATGTCTGCTCTTTTGCTCAATCAAGAGGCTCGCTGTAAATATGCTACATCAATCGAGATGACACCTCCTCTCTCGGGCTTGCTCGGACCTACCCCAGCTACTGCAAACTTTGTTGAGGGAAAGGGTCGATCGAATAGCAGTCGCGGCGCCTCGGGGCATGGAGGACATTATCGGGGTCAAAACAAAGGGAGAGGAAATCCTAATTATGGCAGTTCCCCTCTCAACTCAACTGGATTTTTTAACCCAAATGGAGACGGATTTCCTAATCAAATGAGTTTATTCAATCAGCATAGGCCCATTTACAAAGGAGGCCCGACGCAAG GATTTCACGCTGAGCCATCTCATGCCCAGACAAACACTGCTCACGGAACTCGCTCTAATGATCACGACTTAGACTGGTATATTGACTCGGGTGCCACTCATCACGTCACAGCGGACTTAGCCAATCTCAATATTCAAGCGGATCATCCTAGTACTGATCAACTCCACATTGGTGATGGTTCAG ATAACTCATGCTTCTTTGAACTGCATCCGCATCATTTTTCCATTAAGGATCTTCGCACGCGCCAGGAGCTTCTACGCGGCACACTTAAGGATGGCCTCTACTGCTTACAACCCAGGGATCGGCGCCTTTCCATAGCTCATGCCTTCCTGACCATGTCTCAATCAAGCATTCTTTGGCATCAACAATTGGGTCACCCTGCTTTTCCAATTATTCAGCGTATTTCAAAGTGTTCCTTCTATAAAAATCATGTTCCTTATGTTTGTGCTTCTTGTCAATTAGGTAAAATTTTCCAACTTTCCTTTCCACTAACGCATAATAAAACATATGTTCCTTTGGCTCTTATTCATACTGATGTTTAG